In Rattus rattus isolate New Zealand chromosome 3, Rrattus_CSIRO_v1, whole genome shotgun sequence, one genomic interval encodes:
- the LOC116895806 gene encoding Fc receptor-like protein 2: protein MAMGKPAGVVEVLSPTAASRWWWSDGVDSVVEAAAAIKLGVRKHQWIGPQTQDSLQVKCNGKHVYKRKAPYAGGITSHQRKYRSTSLLWESSRENISQPHHVGKRKLAFTTSLSTFVPWRLPLLPLSFEASKNCTEDWLSISVPHHAYEGDQVVIRCTGQNNGDIKRVKYFKNSHHIATYSGSSSYTIDNAGLGDSGYYFCKADRKLFLFIDTTEETGSKRLNVQELFPTPGLTASLLQPIEGSSVTLSCNTRLPSDRATTQLRYSFFKDGHTLQSGWTSPKFTISAISKEDSGNYWCEAMTASRSVSKQSYRSYIDVERIPVSQVSMEIQPSRGWGVEGEPLGLEGEPLVLVCSVTKGTGLITFSWHRQDTKESVGSKSQRSQRVELEIPVIRESHAGGYYCTADNNYGLVQSAVVNITVKVPVLQPLLSISVPGVLPFIGDVAELHCEDKRASPPVLYRFYHENITLANTSAPFGGKASFKLSLTAGHSGNYSCEADNGWGTKRSEMVTLNVTEPPPKVRLVNGPHHCEGRVEVEQDGHWGTVCDDGWDMKDVAVVCQELGCGAARHTPIAALYPPVVDEALPVLIQVALCNGTEQTLAECDQVEAFDCGHDEDAGAVCEVIPRTF from the exons TGGGCCCCAAACTCAGGATTCTCTGCAGGTCAAATGCAACGGAAAGCATGTCTATAAAAGGAAGGCACCCTACGCAGGAGGCATCACATCCCACCAGCGCAAGTATCGAAGCACGTCG CTCCTGTGGGAGTCCAGTCGG GAAAATATTAGCCAGCCTCACCatgtaggaaaaagaaaactggcCTTCACCACTTCTTTATCAACCTTTGTGCCCTGGCGTCTACCTCTACTTCCGTTATCTTTCGAAGCCAGTAAAAACTGCACAGAAG ACTGGTTGAGCATCAGCGTTCCACACCATGCTTATGAAGGAGACCAAGTAGTTATAAGGTGCACGGGGCAAAACAATGGTGACATAAAGAGAGTGAAGTACttcaagaatagccatcacataGCAACTTACAGCGGTTCTTCGAGCTACACCATTGACAATGCAGGACTTGGTGACAGTGGCTACTATTTCTGTAAGGCAGATAGGAAATTGTTTCTATTTATAGACACAACAGAAGAAACAGGATCTAAGCGGCTTAATGTCCAAG AGCTGTTTCCAACACCTGGGCTGACTGCCAGCCTCCTGCAGCCCATAGAGGGGAGTTCAGTGACCCTGTCCTGCAACACCAGGCTCCCTTCAGACAGGGCAACGACCCAGTTACGCTACTCCTTCTTCAAAGACGGCCACACTTTGCAATCGGGCTGGACCTCACCGAAATTTACAATCTCAGCAATATCGAAGGAAGACTCAGGAAATTACTGGTGTGAAGCAATGACTGCCTCTCGCAGTGTCTCAAAGCAGAGTTACCGGTCCTATATAGATGTGGAGA GGATCCCTGTATCTCAAGTCTCCATGGAGATCCAGCCTTCAAGGGGCTGGGGAGTTGAAGGGGAGCCACTGGGCCTTGAAGGGGAGCCACTGGTCCTTGTTTGTTCTGTGACTAAAGGCACGGGGCTAATCACGTTCTCCTGGCACAGGCAGGACACGAAGGAAAGTGTGGGAAGTAAAAGTCAGCGCTCCCAGAGAGTGGAGCTGGAGATCCCTGTTATCAGGGAAAGCCATGCTGGAGGATACTACTGCACTGCAGACAACAACTACGGCCTTGTCCAGAGCGCAGTAGTGAACATCACCGTGAAAG TTCCAGTGTTGCAGCCTCTCCTCTCCATCAGCGTTCCTGGGGTCCTACCCTTCATCGGCGATGTGGCGGAGCTTCACTGTGAAGACAAGAGAGCGTCTCCTCCCGTTCTGTACCGGTTTTATCACGAAAATATCACTCTGGCAAACACCTCGGCACCTTTTGGAGGAAAAGCATCCTTTAAGCTCTCTCTGACTGCAGGGCATTCTGGGAACTACTCCTGTGAGGCTGACAATGGCTGGGGGACCAAGCGCAGTGAGATGGTAACGCTAAATGTCACAG AGCCCCCACCCAAAGTGCGTTTAGTGAATGGTCCCCACCACTGTGAAGGACGCGTAGAAGTGGAACAGGACGGTCACTGGGGCACTGTTTGTGACGATGGCTGGGACATGAAGGATGTGGCTGTGGTGTGCCAAGAGTTGGGCTGTGGAGCAGCCCGGCACACACCGATCGCCGCACTGTATCCTCCAGTAGTTGACGAAGCTCTGCCTGTGCTCATTCAGGTAGCCTTGTGCAACGGCACAGAACAGACCCTGGCTGAATGTGACCAGGTTGAGGCCTTTGATTGTGGGCATGACGAGGATGCTGGAGCTGTGTGTGAAG TCATACCCAGAACTTTCTGA